One genomic region from Amycolatopsis sp. FBCC-B4732 encodes:
- a CDS encoding beta-1,3-glucanase family protein encodes MPTNAPPRLRRRGPSTRLATLAAALAVAVLGLAAPDANAADPLISQGKAVTASSVENAGTPATAAVDGNTATRWSSQFSDPQWIRIDLGGAATVSQVVLRWEAAYATAYQIQLSDNGSTWSTVYQTTTATGGTQTLNVTGSGRYVRLNTTARATPYGVSLWEFQVYGTGGGTVPTQPGTPPDSFWGDTSTIPAARNVLTVKVLNRTNGKYPDSQVFWNFGGQTHSIAEQPYIDMPANSAGRMYFYLGTPNGQYADFIEFTVGPDVFNGNTTRVDAFALKLAMRLHAHDGYDVQVGDDYPTFQEDRSATFAKFQAEVPAEFKGLATVNAPYRIPAPGSAPDFRAGGKYANYFTAYAQSVGVNEPTSNITGCAGSLAGNPDMCAALNRHTAHLPQSQWQDPARYYQAAPANYYAKFWHDHGINGLAYGFPYDDVAAQSSFVSHGDPQWLVVAVGW; translated from the coding sequence ATGCCCACGAACGCCCCGCCGCGGCTGCGTCGCCGCGGACCCAGCACCCGGCTGGCGACCTTGGCGGCGGCCCTCGCGGTCGCCGTGCTGGGGCTCGCCGCCCCCGACGCGAACGCGGCCGACCCCCTGATCTCCCAAGGCAAAGCCGTCACCGCGTCCTCGGTCGAGAACGCCGGGACCCCCGCGACCGCCGCCGTGGACGGGAACACCGCCACCCGGTGGTCGTCGCAGTTCAGCGATCCACAGTGGATCCGGATCGACCTCGGCGGCGCCGCGACGGTGAGCCAGGTCGTGCTGCGCTGGGAGGCCGCCTACGCCACGGCGTACCAGATCCAGCTGTCCGACAACGGATCCACCTGGTCCACTGTGTACCAGACGACGACCGCCACCGGCGGCACCCAGACGCTGAACGTCACCGGCTCCGGGCGGTACGTGCGCCTGAACACCACCGCGCGGGCGACACCGTACGGCGTCTCGCTCTGGGAGTTCCAGGTCTACGGCACCGGCGGCGGCACCGTCCCGACGCAGCCCGGCACCCCGCCGGACTCGTTCTGGGGTGACACGAGCACCATTCCCGCCGCCCGCAACGTGCTCACCGTCAAGGTGCTCAACCGCACCAACGGCAAGTACCCGGACAGCCAGGTGTTCTGGAACTTCGGCGGCCAGACCCACTCGATCGCCGAGCAGCCCTACATCGACATGCCCGCCAACTCCGCCGGGCGGATGTACTTCTACCTCGGCACCCCGAACGGCCAGTACGCCGACTTCATCGAGTTCACCGTCGGGCCGGACGTCTTCAACGGCAACACCACCCGCGTCGACGCGTTCGCGCTGAAGCTGGCGATGCGGCTGCACGCCCACGACGGCTACGACGTCCAGGTGGGCGACGACTACCCGACCTTCCAGGAGGACCGGTCGGCCACCTTCGCGAAGTTCCAGGCCGAGGTGCCGGCGGAGTTCAAGGGCCTGGCGACGGTGAACGCGCCGTACCGGATCCCCGCGCCGGGCAGCGCGCCGGACTTCCGCGCCGGCGGCAAGTACGCGAACTACTTCACCGCCTACGCGCAGTCGGTGGGCGTCAACGAGCCCACGTCGAACATCACCGGGTGCGCCGGCTCGCTGGCCGGCAACCCCGACATGTGCGCGGCGCTCAACCGGCACACCGCGCACCTCCCGCAGTCGCAGTGGCAGGACCCGGCGCGGTACTACCAGGCGGCGCCGGCGAACTACTACGCGAAGTTCTGGCACGACCACGGCATCAACGGCCTCGCGTACGGCTTCCCGTACGACGACGTGGCGGCGCAGTCCTCGTTCGTGTCCCACGGTGACCCGCAGTGGCTGGTGGTCGCCGTCGGCTGGTGA
- a CDS encoding AzlD domain-containing protein, with translation MTYQWVIVLALGATALTLRVVVPLAAGGRELPPWLRNALTCATPALIAGLVVTLLWPTSGDVSSTRTLTALAGVGAGVALLAGKRSILTAMIGAAVVSAVLRLVFG, from the coding sequence ATGACGTACCAATGGGTGATCGTGCTGGCGCTCGGCGCCACCGCGCTCACGTTGCGGGTGGTCGTGCCGCTCGCGGCGGGCGGGCGGGAACTGCCTCCCTGGCTGCGCAACGCGCTGACGTGCGCGACCCCGGCCCTCATCGCCGGGCTCGTGGTCACCTTGCTGTGGCCGACCTCGGGGGACGTGTCTTCGACGCGGACGCTCACCGCGCTGGCGGGCGTCGGCGCCGGGGTCGCGTTGCTGGCCGGCAAGCGGTCCATCCTGACCGCGATGATCGGCGCCGCCGTCGTGAGCGCTGTGCTGCGCCTCGTGTTCGGCTGA
- a CDS encoding LysR family transcriptional regulator translates to MTTFLSVAEKSSFTKAAGDLSVAQPTVTARIKKLERDLACDLFHRTGALVRLTTAGQRFRRYAHKIVKLSRLAEETVLEGTAVGDVLTVGADSGLTSYRLVPIVEYLYRRHPELALEIRPLEEDPWSRIGDSDVDCAFFIDVCESSSKADSTLLCPEPLVVVAGQDGPVGSEPVPTARLARQPLLCAHRGSGYQRLFERTLGDAADTRVRALTFGSIDAVKHALTAGLGISLLPRLSVAKELAEGRLVEVPWTAPFQVFTQVAWHREIRTDPRFSVLLDAAARATAEQVADAGMRPARRSAL, encoded by the coding sequence TTGACGACCTTCCTGAGCGTCGCCGAGAAGTCCAGCTTCACCAAGGCGGCCGGTGACCTGAGCGTCGCCCAGCCGACGGTCACCGCCCGGATCAAGAAACTGGAGCGCGACCTCGCCTGCGACCTGTTCCACCGCACCGGCGCGCTCGTCCGGCTCACCACGGCGGGCCAGCGCTTCCGGCGCTACGCCCACAAGATCGTGAAGCTGAGCCGGCTGGCGGAGGAGACCGTGCTGGAAGGCACCGCGGTCGGCGACGTGCTGACCGTCGGCGCCGACAGCGGCCTCACGTCCTACCGGCTGGTGCCGATCGTCGAGTACCTGTACCGGCGGCACCCCGAGCTCGCACTGGAGATCCGGCCGCTGGAAGAAGACCCGTGGAGCCGGATCGGCGATTCCGATGTGGACTGTGCCTTTTTCATCGACGTCTGCGAATCGTCGTCGAAGGCCGACTCGACGTTGCTGTGCCCGGAGCCGCTCGTGGTGGTCGCCGGCCAGGACGGCCCGGTCGGCTCGGAGCCGGTCCCGACGGCGCGCTTGGCGCGGCAACCCCTGCTGTGCGCCCATCGGGGAAGCGGTTACCAGCGGCTGTTCGAGCGCACACTGGGCGACGCCGCCGACACCCGGGTGCGTGCCCTGACGTTCGGCTCGATCGACGCGGTGAAGCACGCGCTGACGGCGGGCCTGGGTATTTCCCTGCTGCCCCGCCTCAGCGTGGCGAAGGAGCTGGCGGAGGGCCGTCTGGTGGAGGTGCCGTGGACGGCGCCGTTCCAGGTCTTCACCCAGGTCGCCTGGCACCGCGAAATCCGCACGGACCCGAGGTTTTCGGTGTTGCTGGACGCGGCCGCCCGCGCGACGGCGGAGCAGGTCGCGGACGCGGGCATGCGCCCGGCTCGCCGTTCTGCTCTCTGA
- a CDS encoding CGNR zinc finger domain-containing protein: MTPRPAAPPPLTVLQSLVNTRELLEDRDDFTAPAGLLAWTEAQGLPCPARPSEADLTRMSRVREALRQLLHGGEGAPAAAAVLNGELARTGTRPLLQAGPPGAEFVGDGATALDTAITRVLATLVTARLDGSLARLKICGAEDCLWAYYDRSPNAVSRWCETSVCGARHKMRAYRARRAAATTS; this comes from the coding sequence ATGACCCCGAGACCGGCGGCACCACCCCCGCTCACCGTGCTCCAGAGCCTGGTGAACACCCGCGAGCTGCTGGAGGACCGGGACGACTTCACCGCGCCGGCCGGCCTGCTGGCGTGGACCGAAGCGCAGGGACTGCCCTGCCCGGCCCGGCCGTCGGAGGCGGACCTGACCCGGATGAGCCGGGTCCGCGAGGCGCTGCGGCAGCTGCTGCACGGCGGCGAGGGCGCACCCGCCGCGGCGGCCGTGCTCAACGGCGAGCTGGCCCGCACCGGCACCCGCCCGCTCCTGCAGGCCGGCCCGCCCGGCGCGGAGTTCGTCGGCGACGGCGCCACCGCGCTGGACACGGCGATCACCCGGGTGCTGGCCACGCTGGTCACCGCGCGCCTCGACGGCTCGTTGGCGCGCTTGAAGATCTGCGGTGCCGAAGACTGCCTGTGGGCCTACTACGACCGCTCCCCCAACGCGGTGAGCCGCTGGTGCGAGACGTCGGTCTGCGGCGCCCGCCACAAGATGCGCGCCTACCGCGCCCGCCGCGCCGCCGCGACCACGAGCTGA
- a CDS encoding helix-turn-helix domain-containing protein: MQRNFGELLKAHRAKRGATQRQLADLSTVSIRAIRDLESGRAHRPRRDTVRLIADGLGLRGRERAAFEAAGAHPADGDFRLRCADPAPPPAPLDALLGRDEEVAAVHELLAAGSHRLVTITGLGGVGKSRLAQEVAVGAHESGGVLVLWSSATSHQDLLRTTGLGELAVLVGDRPALLVLDGHPADRVRLDDLAVLLRECRGLRVLATAPAPFGLPGERVFPLSPLAVPDAGVDDPGALAAVPSVRLLVREVRQVRPGFTVDRTTAADVAALCRRLDGIPAALEAAACWFLVYEPADVLEHVRTDPFALTADHRPGLRDTLDSAVRGLDDAEVSLLARLTGLDAGWSIGDVAGLTGIPAATGARFVRRLVLHGLVRPAGQDRTRFRTLDLVNALGLGERIAV, encoded by the coding sequence GTGCAGCGGAATTTCGGTGAACTGCTGAAGGCGCACCGCGCAAAACGCGGCGCCACCCAGCGGCAATTGGCGGACCTGTCCACGGTGAGCATTCGCGCCATCCGCGACCTCGAGTCGGGCCGCGCGCACCGGCCGCGCCGGGACACCGTGCGGCTGATCGCCGACGGACTGGGCTTGCGCGGCCGCGAACGTGCGGCCTTCGAGGCGGCCGGTGCCCACCCGGCGGACGGCGACTTCCGGCTCCGGTGCGCCGACCCGGCGCCACCACCGGCGCCGCTGGACGCGCTGCTCGGCCGCGACGAAGAGGTCGCGGCCGTCCACGAGCTGCTGGCCGCGGGCAGTCACCGGCTGGTGACCATCACCGGGCTCGGCGGCGTCGGCAAGAGCCGGCTCGCCCAGGAGGTGGCCGTCGGGGCGCACGAATCGGGCGGCGTGCTCGTGCTGTGGTCGTCCGCGACGAGCCACCAAGACCTGCTGAGAACCACCGGCCTCGGGGAACTCGCCGTCCTCGTCGGCGACCGCCCGGCGCTGCTGGTCCTCGACGGGCACCCGGCCGACCGCGTCCGGCTCGACGACCTGGCCGTCCTGCTGCGCGAGTGCCGCGGGCTGCGGGTCCTCGCCACCGCACCGGCGCCGTTCGGCCTGCCCGGCGAGCGCGTCTTCCCGCTGTCGCCGCTCGCCGTACCCGACGCCGGCGTCGACGACCCCGGCGCGCTCGCGGCTGTGCCGTCGGTCCGGTTGCTGGTCCGCGAAGTGCGCCAGGTCCGGCCCGGGTTCACCGTCGACCGGACCACGGCGGCCGACGTCGCCGCGCTCTGCCGCCGCCTCGACGGCATCCCGGCCGCGCTCGAGGCGGCCGCCTGCTGGTTCCTGGTCTACGAGCCGGCCGATGTCCTGGAGCACGTGCGCACCGACCCGTTCGCGCTCACCGCGGACCACCGCCCGGGGCTGCGCGACACCCTCGACTCGGCGGTCCGCGGCCTGGACGACGCCGAAGTCTCCCTGCTGGCGCGCCTGACCGGGCTCGACGCGGGCTGGTCGATCGGCGACGTGGCCGGCCTCACCGGGATCCCGGCGGCGACCGGCGCCCGGTTCGTCCGCCGCCTCGTCCTGCACGGCCTGGTCCGCCCGGCCGGTCAGGACCGCACCCGCTTCCGCACCTTGGACCTGGTGAACGCCCTCGGCCTCGGCGAGCGGATCGCGGTCTGA
- a CDS encoding flavin reductase family protein — MATAQATKAPLGTVPDLVPTEGFCRAIAKLPTGVTVLTTVTEDTPVGCTANAVMSLSADTPSVLVSLGTHSRTLAAILGTGSFAVNTLSWSQRALTRKFATGSPAERFDGVPWQPERSIPVLSAAGMALVCEVGDTATLLDHTVVVGKVVWLRDTNAAPTVLYGREQYPLGA, encoded by the coding sequence ATGGCAACCGCACAAGCCACGAAGGCCCCGCTCGGCACCGTACCGGACCTGGTGCCGACGGAGGGGTTTTGCCGCGCGATCGCGAAACTGCCGACCGGCGTCACGGTGTTGACGACGGTCACCGAGGACACCCCGGTCGGCTGCACGGCCAACGCGGTGATGTCCCTTTCGGCGGACACCCCGAGCGTCCTGGTGTCGTTGGGCACCCACAGCCGCACCCTCGCGGCGATCCTCGGCACGGGATCGTTCGCCGTCAACACACTGTCCTGGTCCCAGCGGGCGCTGACCCGCAAGTTCGCGACGGGCAGCCCGGCCGAGCGCTTCGACGGCGTCCCGTGGCAGCCGGAGCGCAGCATCCCGGTGCTCTCGGCGGCGGGGATGGCGCTGGTCTGCGAGGTGGGAGACACCGCGACGCTGCTGGATCACACGGTGGTGGTGGGCAAGGTGGTCTGGCTGCGGGACACGAACGCGGCCCCGACGGTGCTCTACGGGAGGGAGCAGTACCCGTTGGGGGCTTGA
- a CDS encoding AzlC family ABC transporter permease, translating to MTETTAERRSPARVVRPVLPVAAADLADGMAFGALAASVGMGVLAPVAMSLLVFSGSAQYGAVAVIGQHGSVWAVVGAAAALNARYLLMGTTIAPALTGSAWSRAGTALLITDGSWAIAHRGDGRYDLRTLRVAGALCLCGWTAGTALGAILGDAIGDPGRLGLDAAYPVFFLGLLRAHLKTARAWILAVLGVVAAGALVSWAPPGVPVLVAGAAGAVAGAALGVRR from the coding sequence GTGACCGAAACCACCGCTGAACGCCGTTCACCGGCCCGGGTCGTGCGCCCGGTGCTGCCGGTGGCCGCGGCCGACCTGGCGGACGGCATGGCCTTCGGTGCCCTCGCGGCCTCGGTCGGGATGGGTGTGCTGGCCCCCGTGGCCATGTCGCTGCTGGTGTTCTCCGGCAGCGCCCAGTACGGCGCCGTCGCGGTCATCGGGCAGCACGGCTCGGTCTGGGCCGTGGTCGGTGCCGCGGCCGCGCTCAACGCGCGTTACCTGTTGATGGGCACCACGATCGCCCCGGCGCTGACCGGGTCGGCGTGGTCGCGGGCGGGGACGGCGCTGCTGATCACCGACGGGTCCTGGGCGATCGCCCACCGCGGTGACGGGCGCTACGACCTGCGGACCCTGCGCGTGGCCGGAGCGCTGTGCCTGTGCGGCTGGACGGCGGGGACGGCGCTGGGCGCCATCCTCGGCGACGCCATCGGCGACCCGGGCCGGCTCGGCCTGGACGCCGCCTACCCGGTGTTCTTCCTCGGCTTGCTGCGCGCGCACCTGAAAACCGCGCGTGCGTGGATCCTGGCGGTCCTCGGCGTCGTCGCGGCGGGTGCGCTGGTTTCGTGGGCGCCCCCGGGTGTCCCGGTGCTGGTCGCCGGCGCCGCGGGTGCCGTGGCCGGCGCGGCCTTGGGGGTGCGGCGATGA
- a CDS encoding aldehyde reductase encodes MAEVLVTGGSGYIGSWCVLALLADGHTVRTTVRDLKKEPAVRAMLTAGGAPSDAKLTVLRADLEQDAGWREAVEGCDYVLHVASPTLTRVPKDDDEMVVPARDGVLRVLRAARGAGVKRVVLTSAFGAVGMGHPEKSRVFTEADWSDVDAGIPAYQKSKTLAEKAAWRFVDEHGGIELAVVNPVGVFGPVLGSDYSPSLGLVQRMLAGDLPALPKFAMGYVDVRDVADLHLRAMTDPAAAGERFLAISGHSLWVREIAAVLRERLGDRAAKVPTRELPVWTARALARINPGLRILGPQLGRNYDATSAKAQRVLGWSPRPIEDTIADTAESLLALKAA; translated from the coding sequence ATGGCCGAAGTACTGGTCACCGGCGGCTCCGGGTACATCGGCAGCTGGTGCGTGCTCGCGCTGCTGGCCGACGGCCACACGGTCCGCACCACCGTGCGGGATCTGAAGAAGGAGCCCGCGGTACGGGCGATGCTCACGGCGGGTGGGGCGCCCTCGGACGCGAAGCTGACCGTGTTGCGGGCCGACCTCGAGCAGGACGCCGGCTGGCGCGAAGCGGTCGAGGGCTGCGACTACGTGCTCCACGTCGCTTCGCCGACCCTCACCAGGGTGCCCAAGGACGACGACGAGATGGTCGTGCCCGCGCGGGACGGCGTGCTGCGCGTGCTGCGGGCCGCGCGCGGGGCCGGGGTGAAGCGGGTGGTGCTGACCTCGGCGTTCGGCGCGGTCGGGATGGGGCACCCGGAGAAGTCACGGGTGTTCACCGAAGCGGACTGGTCCGATGTGGACGCCGGGATCCCGGCGTACCAGAAGTCCAAGACGCTCGCGGAAAAGGCGGCCTGGCGGTTCGTCGACGAGCACGGCGGCATCGAACTCGCCGTCGTGAACCCGGTGGGCGTGTTCGGGCCGGTGCTCGGCTCGGACTACTCGCCGTCGCTGGGGCTGGTGCAGCGGATGCTGGCCGGGGACCTGCCCGCGCTGCCCAAGTTCGCCATGGGTTATGTGGACGTGCGCGACGTCGCGGACCTGCACCTGCGGGCGATGACCGACCCGGCCGCGGCGGGCGAGCGGTTCCTCGCGATCTCCGGGCACAGCCTCTGGGTGCGCGAGATCGCGGCGGTACTGCGCGAGCGCCTCGGCGACCGGGCGGCGAAGGTGCCCACGCGCGAACTGCCGGTGTGGACCGCGCGGGCCCTCGCCCGGATCAACCCCGGCCTGCGCATCCTGGGCCCGCAGCTCGGCCGCAACTACGACGCCACTTCGGCGAAGGCGCAGCGGGTGCTGGGCTGGTCACCGCGGCCGATCGAAGACACGATCGCCGACACCGCGGAGAGCCTGCTCGCGTTGAAGGCCGCCTGA
- a CDS encoding nuclear transport factor 2 family protein, translating to MAPAEAGEHTVAVGIDHVRLSYHYLDIGDIDGYGSLFTADAVLHYPGMAPIRGRGAIEQFRVTGPTRRYTLHTVTVTHGEVVAAGDIAVAGPNGGSTNTAFVDSFTLSDYGLIRTQKTDFGSRGNPRTAG from the coding sequence ATGGCGCCTGCGGAGGCAGGGGAACACACCGTCGCCGTCGGAATCGACCACGTGCGGCTCAGTTACCACTACCTCGATATCGGGGACATCGACGGATACGGTTCGCTTTTCACGGCCGACGCCGTTCTGCATTACCCGGGAATGGCGCCGATCCGTGGGCGGGGCGCCATTGAACAATTCCGCGTGACCGGTCCGACCCGGCGGTACACACTGCACACCGTGACGGTGACGCACGGTGAGGTCGTGGCGGCAGGGGACATTGCCGTGGCTGGGCCGAACGGCGGAAGTACAAATACCGCCTTCGTCGACAGCTTCACGCTTTCGGACTATGGGCTTATCCGCACCCAGAAGACAGACTTCGGTTCCAGGGGGAATCCACGAACGGCCGGGTGA
- a CDS encoding TetR/AcrR family transcriptional regulator, with product MVRSDARENRARILQVAREAFTEGGDVSMNRVAQLAGVGPGTLYRNFPTREALVLAIYQDEVDRLLASVETLLAELPPLEALRSWTVELVAAMRKKHGLGDALSPGGHQAITEQTYGPVIAAITRLLDAGKTGGTIRADADPRDFLQLTGALWRAASGPEDRSGSMLALILDGLSARR from the coding sequence ATGGTTCGCTCGGACGCCCGGGAAAACCGGGCACGCATCCTGCAGGTCGCCCGCGAGGCGTTCACCGAAGGGGGCGACGTCTCGATGAACCGGGTCGCGCAGCTCGCGGGGGTGGGGCCCGGCACCCTGTACCGGAACTTCCCGACCCGGGAGGCGCTCGTGCTCGCCATCTACCAGGACGAGGTCGACCGGCTGCTCGCGTCCGTCGAGACGCTGCTCGCGGAGCTGCCGCCGCTGGAGGCGCTGCGGAGCTGGACGGTCGAGCTGGTGGCCGCGATGCGCAAGAAGCACGGCCTCGGAGACGCGCTCAGCCCCGGTGGCCACCAGGCGATCACGGAGCAGACGTACGGCCCGGTCATCGCCGCGATCACGCGGCTGCTCGACGCGGGCAAGACCGGCGGAACCATCCGCGCCGACGCCGACCCCCGCGACTTCCTGCAGCTCACGGGTGCCCTCTGGCGGGCGGCGTCGGGACCGGAGGATCGGTCGGGGTCGATGCTGGCGTTGATCCTCGACGGCTTGAGTGCCCGCCGCTGA
- a CDS encoding AfsR/SARP family transcriptional regulator, whose protein sequence is MSSTSGPSGEQPVYRILGPLEIRDTTGGELRIPPGRQQIVLAALLVEANRVVSLDQLIEAIWYASPPATARTQVQICVSRLRRALAAAVGPDTLVTRGPGYELQVADGQLDARTFTDLVAEAAGLTRAGALEDASRTLDTALALWRGPALSGTGSRLLEAKANHLDEQRLSAVEAHFDLGLRLGRHHQLIGELASRVSENPLRERLRGQLMLALFRSGRQAEALETYRAGRELLVEQLGLEPGDELRRLESAILLDDVALRRSPVPEAPAAPVQPPVVPFQLPADIADFSARDALVEHTERLLLGDPGRRATPVVVLAGKPGVGKTVLAVHVAHRIADDHWPDGQLYCDLGGTRAHPAEPLDVLGRFLRALGVPGPAVPASVDERAELYRQRLAGKRMLVVLDDAESERQVRELLPGRSSCVVLVTSRVRLTGLAGAGVLDVDVLDPEQATGLLATMIGAERVAAEPAAATALVRLVGGLPLALRIVAARLAARPSWSLAWMLERLSDERRRLDELAHGELMVRASLALTYDGLADDARRLLRLLSCLDRLSFPVWVAATLLETDPMRAADLLERLVDAQMLEISAVERDGSPRYRFHDLIRLFAREQLDEHEQAAGRRAALARVASGWLGLAREAHHRIYGGDFTVLHGSAPRLSPPAGAVDRILTDPLVWFEDEQDNLCSIVALAAEAGLDEWAWDLAVTLVALFENRCYFDDWERTHRLALTAVRASANRRGEAALLCSLGSLHLSRARPDAAAEPLALALATFEELGDAHGKAMAHRNLALLDEARGAESQAQARFECALIEFRLAGDPVGEAYVLGRLAQTELDVGHEERAGAYLAEALRICDRTGTPRVEVQLRYRLGGLLMRQGRHEEAVELLTGLLTRARAARDLAGEARILHRLGLAHAHLGRRDEAGKLLREALDLQNRITGGDPDEGVRADLAALEALPG, encoded by the coding sequence GTGAGTTCGACGAGCGGGCCGTCCGGCGAGCAGCCCGTCTACCGCATCCTCGGCCCCCTCGAGATCCGGGACACCACCGGCGGCGAACTGCGCATCCCGCCCGGGCGGCAGCAGATCGTCCTCGCCGCGCTGCTGGTCGAGGCGAACCGGGTGGTCAGCCTGGACCAGCTGATCGAAGCGATCTGGTACGCCAGTCCCCCGGCGACGGCGCGGACGCAGGTCCAGATCTGCGTCTCCCGGCTGCGGCGCGCGCTGGCGGCCGCGGTCGGTCCCGACACGCTCGTGACGCGCGGCCCGGGTTACGAACTGCAGGTCGCCGACGGGCAGCTCGACGCCCGGACGTTCACCGACCTCGTCGCCGAGGCCGCCGGGCTCACGCGCGCGGGTGCGCTCGAAGACGCCTCCCGCACGCTCGACACCGCGCTCGCCCTCTGGCGCGGCCCCGCGCTGAGTGGCACCGGGAGCCGGCTGCTGGAGGCGAAGGCCAACCACCTCGACGAACAGCGGCTCAGCGCCGTCGAAGCCCATTTCGACCTCGGGCTGCGGCTCGGCCGGCACCACCAGCTGATCGGTGAGCTGGCGAGCCGGGTGAGCGAGAACCCGCTGCGGGAACGCCTGCGCGGCCAGCTGATGCTCGCGCTCTTCCGGTCCGGGCGGCAGGCCGAGGCGCTGGAAACCTACCGCGCGGGCCGGGAACTGCTCGTCGAGCAGCTCGGGCTCGAACCGGGTGATGAGCTGCGCCGGCTGGAGTCCGCGATCCTCCTCGACGACGTCGCGCTCCGGCGGAGCCCGGTTCCCGAAGCACCCGCGGCGCCGGTGCAGCCGCCGGTCGTGCCGTTCCAGCTGCCGGCCGACATCGCCGACTTCAGCGCCCGCGACGCGCTCGTCGAGCACACCGAACGGCTGCTGCTGGGCGACCCGGGCCGGCGCGCGACGCCGGTGGTGGTGCTGGCGGGCAAGCCCGGCGTCGGCAAGACCGTGCTCGCGGTGCACGTGGCCCACCGGATCGCCGACGACCACTGGCCCGACGGCCAGCTCTACTGCGACCTCGGCGGGACCCGCGCGCACCCGGCCGAGCCGCTCGACGTCCTCGGCCGGTTCCTGCGTGCCCTCGGCGTCCCCGGCCCGGCGGTGCCCGCGTCGGTCGACGAACGCGCGGAGCTGTACCGGCAGCGGCTGGCGGGCAAGCGGATGCTGGTGGTGCTGGACGACGCCGAGTCGGAGCGCCAGGTCCGCGAGCTGCTGCCGGGCCGGTCCAGCTGCGTCGTGCTGGTGACCAGCCGCGTCCGGCTGACCGGGCTGGCCGGGGCCGGCGTGCTGGACGTCGACGTGCTCGACCCGGAGCAGGCGACCGGGCTGCTCGCCACGATGATCGGGGCGGAGCGGGTGGCCGCCGAGCCGGCCGCGGCCACCGCGCTGGTCCGGCTCGTCGGCGGTTTGCCGCTCGCGCTGCGGATCGTCGCGGCCCGGCTCGCCGCGCGCCCGAGCTGGTCGCTCGCGTGGATGCTGGAGCGGCTTTCGGACGAACGGCGCCGGCTCGACGAGCTCGCGCACGGCGAGCTGATGGTGCGGGCCAGCCTCGCCCTGACCTACGACGGCCTGGCCGACGACGCCCGGCGCCTGCTGCGGCTGCTGAGCTGCCTGGACCGGCTCAGCTTCCCGGTCTGGGTGGCGGCGACACTGCTGGAGACCGACCCGATGCGGGCGGCCGACCTGCTCGAACGGCTCGTCGACGCGCAGATGCTGGAGATCTCGGCCGTCGAGCGGGACGGCAGCCCGCGCTACCGCTTCCACGACCTGATCCGGCTGTTCGCCCGCGAGCAGCTCGACGAGCACGAGCAGGCGGCCGGCCGGCGCGCGGCGCTCGCCCGGGTCGCGAGCGGCTGGCTGGGCCTGGCCCGCGAGGCGCACCACCGCATCTACGGCGGCGACTTCACCGTGCTGCACGGCTCGGCGCCCCGGCTGAGCCCGCCGGCCGGCGCCGTCGACCGGATCCTCACCGATCCGCTGGTGTGGTTCGAGGACGAGCAGGACAACCTGTGCTCGATCGTCGCGCTGGCCGCCGAGGCGGGGCTGGACGAGTGGGCGTGGGACCTGGCGGTCACGCTGGTCGCGCTGTTCGAAAACCGCTGCTACTTCGACGACTGGGAGCGCACGCACCGGCTGGCGCTGACGGCCGTCCGCGCGTCGGCCAACCGCCGGGGCGAGGCCGCGTTGCTGTGCTCACTGGGTTCGCTGCACCTGAGCCGCGCGCGCCCGGACGCGGCGGCCGAGCCGCTCGCCCTCGCGCTGGCGACGTTCGAGGAGCTGGGCGACGCCCACGGCAAGGCGATGGCGCACCGCAACCTGGCCCTGCTGGACGAGGCCCGCGGCGCGGAGTCACAGGCCCAGGCCCGGTTCGAGTGCGCGCTCATCGAGTTCCGGCTGGCCGGCGACCCGGTCGGCGAGGCGTACGTGCTCGGCAGGCTGGCGCAGACGGAGCTCGACGTGGGCCACGAGGAGCGCGCCGGGGCGTACCTGGCGGAGGCGCTGCGGATCTGCGACCGGACGGGCACACCGCGGGTCGAGGTGCAGCTGCGCTACCGGCTCGGCGGGCTGCTGATGCGCCAGGGCCGGCACGAGGAAGCGGTGGAGTTGCTGACGGGCCTGCTGACGCGGGCCCGCGCGGCCCGTGATCTGGCCGGCGAAGCCCGCATCCTGCACCGGCTCGGCCTGGCCCACGCCCACCTCGGCCGCCGCGATGAGGCCGGGAAGTTGTTGCGGGAGGCGCTGGACCTGCAGAACCGCATCACGGGCGGGGATCCGGATGAAGGCGTCCGCGCCGACCTCGCGGCGCTGGAGGCCCTGCCCGGCTGA